A part of Calditrichota bacterium genomic DNA contains:
- a CDS encoding UPF0164 family protein, giving the protein MALSPLAPAIAGVAEATVIFLLISPGARAGGMGEAFVAVADDATATFWNPAGLAWQNRRELTLMHVNWLPTFRLSDLYYDFVSYVNNVEDWGTFGLNVVFLNLGETERRDELNTDLGTFSTYETAISGSYGATVTDDLALGINTKFIYSHLADRGTGQERGSGTATNFAVDLGVLYKTVDPLLNRNLNLGANLSNLGPKMAYIDRAQADPIPTNLKFGFAWELVNDGYNKLTLAYDMNKLLVRKHPDGTTDPFFIALYTAWTDEPVFIDMTYNVGLEYWYSDLVALRFGYWNDEIGKVKPLTYGASFKVSTYRFDFSYISAGKGHPLTDTMRLSLTIGL; this is encoded by the coding sequence ATGGCACTTTCGCCGCTGGCACCGGCTATAGCCGGAGTAGCCGAGGCTACGGTAATCTTCCTGCTCATCTCTCCCGGCGCTCGTGCGGGCGGGATGGGGGAGGCTTTCGTCGCCGTCGCCGACGACGCCACCGCGACCTTCTGGAACCCGGCCGGGCTCGCCTGGCAGAACCGGCGGGAGTTGACCCTGATGCACGTCAATTGGCTCCCGACTTTTCGCCTCTCAGACCTCTACTACGACTTCGTCTCGTATGTCAACAATGTCGAGGACTGGGGGACCTTTGGCCTCAACGTCGTCTTTCTCAACCTTGGCGAGACCGAGCGGCGCGACGAATTGAACACCGACCTCGGCACGTTCAGCACCTATGAGACGGCGATAAGCGGCTCCTACGGAGCCACCGTAACCGACGACCTGGCGCTCGGAATCAACACCAAGTTCATCTACAGCCATCTCGCTGACCGGGGCACCGGCCAGGAGCGCGGATCGGGGACCGCCACCAACTTCGCCGTCGATCTCGGTGTGCTTTACAAGACGGTCGATCCGCTCCTGAACCGCAACCTGAATCTCGGCGCCAACCTCTCGAATCTGGGGCCGAAGATGGCTTATATCGACCGCGCCCAGGCCGATCCGATCCCGACCAACCTGAAGTTCGGCTTTGCGTGGGAACTGGTCAACGACGGTTACAATAAGTTGACCCTCGCCTACGATATGAACAAGTTGCTCGTCCGCAAGCATCCCGACGGCACGACCGACCCGTTTTTCATTGCCCTCTACACCGCCTGGACGGATGAGCCGGTCTTCATCGACATGACTTACAATGTGGGCCTCGAATACTGGTATTCCGATTTGGTGGCGCTCCGGTTCGGTTACTGGAACGACGAGATCGGCAAGGTGAAGCCGCTCACCTATGGCGCATCGTTCAAGGTCTCGACCTACCGCTTCGACTTCAGTTACATCTCGGCCGGCAAGGGACATCCGCTGACCGATACGATGCGGCTCTCGCTGACGATTGGGCTGTAG